The following coding sequences are from one Sylvia atricapilla isolate bSylAtr1 chromosome 15, bSylAtr1.pri, whole genome shotgun sequence window:
- the CCZ1 gene encoding vacuolar fusion protein CCZ1 homolog isoform X2 — protein sequence MVMVVRNPIIEKHKDGKPVYEYQEEELLDKVYSSVLQQCYSMYKLFNGTFLKAMEDGGVKVLKERLEKFFHRYLQTLHLQSCDLLDVFCGISFFPLDKMTYLKIQSFINRMEESLNIVKYTAFLYNDQLIWSGLEQDDMRILYKYLTTSLFPRHMEPELAGRDSPIRAEMPGNLQHYGRFLTGPLNLNDPETKCRFPKIFVNTDDTYEELHLIVYKAMSAAVCFMIDASIPPTLEFCRKLDSIVGPQLTVLASDICEQYNINKRISGAEKEPQFKFIYFNHMNLAEKSTIHMRKTPSVSLASVHPDLMKILGDINSDFSRVDEDEEIIVKAMSDYWVVGKKSDQRELYVILNQKNVNLIEVNEEVKKLCATQFNNIFFLD from the exons ATGGTCATG GTTGTACGGAATCCCATAATAGAAAAACACAAAGATGGAAAGCCAGTGTATGAATATCAGGAAGAAGAATTGCTG GACAAGGTTTATAGTTCAGTCCTCCAGCAGTGTTACAGCATGTACAAG CTTTTCAATGGCACGTTCCTGAAAGCCATGGAAGATGGGGGTGTGAAAGTGCTAAAGGAGAGACTAGAGAAGTTCTTCCATCGG tACTTGCAGACACTGCACTTACAGTCTTGTGATCTGCTGGATGTGTTTTGTGGAATCAGCTTCTTTCCACTGGATAAAATGACTTACTTGAAAATTCAGTCATTTATTAATAGGATGGAAGAAAGCCTGAACATAGTCAAGTACACTGCATTTCTCTACAATGACCAGCTTATCTG GAGTGGACTGGAGCAAGATGACATGAGAATTTTGTACAAATATCTCACAACATCTCTGTTTCCGAGGCACATGGAGCCTGAG ttaGCAGGAAGAGATTCTCCAATACGTGCTGAAATGCCAGGAAATCTCCAACACTATGGAAG GTTTCTTACTGGACCTTTAAATCTTAATGATCCAGAAACAAAATGCCGTTTCCCCAAAATATTTGTTAACACTGATGACACCTATGAGGAGCTTCACTTAATTGTTTATAAG gCCATGAGTGCAGCTGTGTGCTTTATGATTGATG CTTCAATCCCACCCACGCTGGAGTTTTGCAGAAAACTGGACAGCATTGTTGGGCCTCAGCTCACGGTGTTGGCATCAGACATATGTGAACAATACAACATCAACAAGAGAATATCAGG GGCTGAGAAGGAGCCTCAATTTAAGTTTATATATTTCAATCACATGAACCTGGCAGAGAAAAGTACCATTCACATGAGGAAAACACCCAGTGTATCACTTGCATCTGTTCACCCTGACCTCATGAAGATTCTCGGTGACATCAACAGTGACTTCTCCAG AGTTGATGAAGACGAGGAAATTATTGTGAAGGCAATGAGTGATTACTGGGTAGTTGGGAAAAAGTCTGACCAGCGAGAACTGTATGTTATTTTGAATCAAAAGAATGTAAATCTGATTGAAGTTAATG aagaagTGAAGAAACTTTGTGCAACACagtttaataatattttcttcttggaTTGA
- the CCZ1 gene encoding vacuolar fusion protein CCZ1 homolog isoform X1: protein MAAAGAAGQEKQLAPTLLSFFIYNPKLGPKEGEEEKKILFYHPNEVEKNEKIRNVGLCEAIVQFTRTFSPTKPAKSLHTQKNRQFFHEAEENFWMVMVVRNPIIEKHKDGKPVYEYQEEELLDKVYSSVLQQCYSMYKLFNGTFLKAMEDGGVKVLKERLEKFFHRYLQTLHLQSCDLLDVFCGISFFPLDKMTYLKIQSFINRMEESLNIVKYTAFLYNDQLIWSGLEQDDMRILYKYLTTSLFPRHMEPELAGRDSPIRAEMPGNLQHYGRFLTGPLNLNDPETKCRFPKIFVNTDDTYEELHLIVYKAMSAAVCFMIDASIPPTLEFCRKLDSIVGPQLTVLASDICEQYNINKRISGAEKEPQFKFIYFNHMNLAEKSTIHMRKTPSVSLASVHPDLMKILGDINSDFSRVDEDEEIIVKAMSDYWVVGKKSDQRELYVILNQKNVNLIEVNEEVKKLCATQFNNIFFLD, encoded by the exons atggcggcggcgggggcggccggcCAGGAGAAGCAGCTCGCTCCGACCCTCCTCAGTTTCTTCATCTACAACCCCAAGCTGGGGCCCAAAGAGGGCGAG gaagaaaagaagattcTCTTCTATCACCCAAATGAAgtagaaaagaatgaaaaaattagaaatgtgGGGCTGTGTGAAGCTATAGTGCAGTTCACAAG gacaTTTAGCccaacaaaacctgcaaaatCACTACATACACAGAAGAATAGGCAGTTTTTCCATGAAGCTGAAGAAAACTTCTGGATGGTCATG GTTGTACGGAATCCCATAATAGAAAAACACAAAGATGGAAAGCCAGTGTATGAATATCAGGAAGAAGAATTGCTG GACAAGGTTTATAGTTCAGTCCTCCAGCAGTGTTACAGCATGTACAAG CTTTTCAATGGCACGTTCCTGAAAGCCATGGAAGATGGGGGTGTGAAAGTGCTAAAGGAGAGACTAGAGAAGTTCTTCCATCGG tACTTGCAGACACTGCACTTACAGTCTTGTGATCTGCTGGATGTGTTTTGTGGAATCAGCTTCTTTCCACTGGATAAAATGACTTACTTGAAAATTCAGTCATTTATTAATAGGATGGAAGAAAGCCTGAACATAGTCAAGTACACTGCATTTCTCTACAATGACCAGCTTATCTG GAGTGGACTGGAGCAAGATGACATGAGAATTTTGTACAAATATCTCACAACATCTCTGTTTCCGAGGCACATGGAGCCTGAG ttaGCAGGAAGAGATTCTCCAATACGTGCTGAAATGCCAGGAAATCTCCAACACTATGGAAG GTTTCTTACTGGACCTTTAAATCTTAATGATCCAGAAACAAAATGCCGTTTCCCCAAAATATTTGTTAACACTGATGACACCTATGAGGAGCTTCACTTAATTGTTTATAAG gCCATGAGTGCAGCTGTGTGCTTTATGATTGATG CTTCAATCCCACCCACGCTGGAGTTTTGCAGAAAACTGGACAGCATTGTTGGGCCTCAGCTCACGGTGTTGGCATCAGACATATGTGAACAATACAACATCAACAAGAGAATATCAGG GGCTGAGAAGGAGCCTCAATTTAAGTTTATATATTTCAATCACATGAACCTGGCAGAGAAAAGTACCATTCACATGAGGAAAACACCCAGTGTATCACTTGCATCTGTTCACCCTGACCTCATGAAGATTCTCGGTGACATCAACAGTGACTTCTCCAG AGTTGATGAAGACGAGGAAATTATTGTGAAGGCAATGAGTGATTACTGGGTAGTTGGGAAAAAGTCTGACCAGCGAGAACTGTATGTTATTTTGAATCAAAAGAATGTAAATCTGATTGAAGTTAATG aagaagTGAAGAAACTTTGTGCAACACagtttaataatattttcttcttggaTTGA